A genomic window from Vagococcus sp. CY52-2 includes:
- a CDS encoding glycoside hydrolase family 88 protein, giving the protein MIKEDLLNAQRYYGSGLLSKKDITDALDHAVALVDENIKKFGETYPSPATKNGFYEKMKNIEWTNGFWTGMLWLAYEYTGDEKYRQLADKHVTDFLHRIEEKIEVDHHDLGFLYIPSCVSAYKLTGNEEAKKASILAADQLISRYQEKGEFIQAWGELGAEDNYRLIVDCMLNIPLLYWASEETGDMTYSDIADKHYQTTLKTAIRENASSFHTFYFDPKTGEPLKGVTRQGYSDDSSWARGQAWIVYGMALQYYQTHNDYIVEDFKAVTNYLLNRLPEDLVPYWDLIFTDGSGQSRDSSSGAIAVCGMNEMLKYLPESDELAMTYRYASHAILGSLIKNYTYTDLAKENGLLTHGVYSWHSGKGVDEANIWGDYFYMEALLRFYKDWTLYW; this is encoded by the coding sequence ATGATAAAAGAAGATTTATTAAATGCACAACGTTATTATGGATCAGGATTACTATCTAAAAAAGACATTACCGATGCACTGGATCATGCAGTGGCTTTAGTAGATGAGAATATTAAAAAATTTGGTGAGACGTATCCAAGTCCTGCTACTAAAAATGGTTTTTATGAGAAAATGAAAAACATTGAGTGGACAAATGGCTTTTGGACTGGAATGTTATGGCTGGCTTATGAATACACCGGTGATGAAAAATATCGTCAATTAGCTGACAAACATGTCACAGATTTTTTACATCGTATTGAAGAAAAAATAGAAGTTGACCATCATGATTTAGGGTTTCTTTACATCCCGTCTTGTGTGAGCGCATACAAATTAACAGGAAATGAAGAGGCTAAAAAAGCTAGCATTTTAGCAGCAGACCAACTGATTTCTAGATACCAAGAAAAAGGTGAATTCATTCAAGCTTGGGGCGAGTTAGGTGCAGAAGATAATTACCGTTTAATCGTTGATTGCATGTTAAACATCCCACTTCTTTACTGGGCATCAGAAGAAACGGGAGATATGACGTATTCAGATATTGCGGACAAGCACTATCAAACAACATTAAAAACAGCGATTCGAGAAAATGCTTCAAGTTTCCATACATTCTACTTCGACCCTAAAACAGGTGAACCATTAAAAGGCGTGACTCGTCAAGGGTATTCAGACGATTCAAGTTGGGCACGAGGACAGGCATGGATTGTGTATGGTATGGCACTTCAATATTATCAAACACACAATGATTACATTGTAGAAGATTTTAAAGCTGTTACAAACTATTTATTAAATCGTTTACCAGAGGATTTAGTTCCATATTGGGATTTAATCTTTACTGATGGCAGTGGTCAATCAAGAGATTCATCATCTGGAGCGATTGCGGTATGTGGTATGAATGAGATGTTGAAATATTTACCAGAGTCAGATGAATTGGCAATGACGTATCGTTACGCTTCTCACGCTATATTAGGTAGTTTGATTAAGAACTACACGTACACTGATTTAGCAAAAGAAAATGGGTTATTAACTCATGGTGTTTACTCATGGCATTCAGGAAAAGGTGTGGATGAGGCAAATATCTGGGGAGATTATTTCTACATGGAAGCACTTCTTCGTTTTTATAAAGATTGGACATTATACTGGTAG
- a CDS encoding PTS sugar transporter subunit IIB, whose amino-acid sequence MTEPNIKMVRIDERLIHGQGQLWINSLGANLVIVANDEVSTSSIQQTLMKSLISKSIGMRFFSIEETCDKIHKASPKQSIFLVAKNPKDVLRLVEGGVPIKELNVGNIHFTEGKKQLTNYISLGEEDLAALKTLHNEHGIHFNTQTTPMGGDAGGGLDLNKYVEEN is encoded by the coding sequence ATGACAGAACCAAATATTAAAATGGTGAGAATTGACGAACGCTTGATTCATGGACAAGGACAATTATGGATTAATTCACTTGGAGCAAACTTAGTAATTGTAGCCAATGATGAGGTATCAACAAGTAGTATTCAACAAACATTAATGAAATCACTAATTTCAAAATCAATTGGGATGCGTTTTTTCAGCATAGAAGAAACATGTGACAAAATCCATAAAGCATCACCTAAACAATCGATTTTCCTAGTAGCTAAAAATCCTAAAGATGTTTTACGTTTAGTTGAAGGAGGCGTGCCAATCAAAGAATTAAACGTTGGAAACATTCACTTTACAGAAGGTAAAAAACAATTAACTAATTACATTTCACTTGGTGAAGAGGATTTAGCTGCCTTGAAAACATTACACAATGAACACGGGATACATTTCAACACACAAACAACACCAATGGGCGGCGACGCTGGTGGTGGGTTAGATTTAAACAAATACGTCGAAGAAAATTAA